In a genomic window of Helianthus annuus cultivar XRQ/B chromosome 10, HanXRQr2.0-SUNRISE, whole genome shotgun sequence:
- the LOC110880787 gene encoding uncharacterized protein LOC110880787 yields MSSSSSSVNPAVTVTSIKNLIPVTLDIETDHYTTWSEMFKIQCKAHLVFDHLQPKPATATSSSSGPNKEKEEEKSATTETWERLDSIVLQWIYSTISTDLLHTVLKPDTTAYDAWTTITNIFQDNKATCTIDLNKKFANTHLDQFPNMSAYCQALKVIFDQLSNLDSLVRMNNLCYNSSRVLPNNMKTLLQSYNK; encoded by the coding sequence ATGTCTTCctcatcttcttctgtcaacccTGCAGTTACTGTCACTTCTATTAAAAATCTCATCCCCGTTACCCTTGACATTGAAACCGACCACTATACCACGTGGTCCGAGATGTTCAAAATCCAATGTAAAGCTCATCTCGTATTCGACCACTTACAACCCAAACCGGCTACGGCTACGTCTTCATCATCCGGCCCGAACAAAGAAAAGGAGGAAGAAAAGTCTGCGACGACCGAGACATGGGAACGTCTCGATTCCATTGTCTTACAATGGATTTATAGCACCATCTCCACCGATCTCCTGCACACGGTTCTCAAACCCGATACCACTGCATACGATGCCTGGACCACAATCACCAACATCTTTCAAGATAACAAAGCTACCTGCACGATCGACCTCAACAAGAAGTTCGCCAACACCCACTTGGATCAATTTCCGAATATGTCGGCGTACTGTCAAGCCCTCAAAGTAATTTTTGACCAGCTATCCAACCTGGATTCTCTTGTTAGGATGAACAACTTGTGTTATAACTCCTCTCGGGTCTTACCGAACAATATGAAAACACTGCTTCAGTCATATAACAAATGA
- the LOC110880788 gene encoding uncharacterized protein LOC110880788: MAQSRKLSQARHSAQSAGTALTATVDPQQRDNKDRAEQRDPSDRGRGRGRGRGRGRGRNGGRGKGSYGSSGYGGPGGNDGTSSFCSGGTSSSQANIPFGGYYPWPYVPTWAGPPNRATHQPQRASWTHLPPCPYPTVNKQNHNAAGILGPRPTQSFAATHTPADIDQAMYAMSLNDPSWAMDTGATGHMTSDSKLSSFFNNSIIRNIIVGNGQTIPVYGQGDLTLPPLKLNQVLYAPSLIKNLLSIRRFTTDNQLSIEFDPYGFLVKDLKTRTPILRCNSSGDLYTFDPS, encoded by the coding sequence ATGGCACAATCAAGAAAGCTAAGTCAAGCCCGCCATTCGGCTCAGTCGGCTGGAACGGCTCTTACCGCTACAGTCGATCCACAGCAGCGTGACAACAAGGACAGGGCCGAACAGCGGGATCCTTCTGACCGGGGTCGTGGTCGCGGCCGCGGAAGAGGCCGTGGACGAGGAAGAAATGGCGGACGTGGCAAGGGCAGTTATGGCAGCAGCGGTTATGGTGGTCCAGGTGGTAACGACGGCACTTCATCTTTTTGCAGCGGCGGCACATCTTCTTCACAGGCCAACATTCCTTTTGGAGGTTATTACCCGTGGCCATATGTTCCTACTTGGGCCGGCCCACCCAATAGGGCTACTCACCAACCTCAGCGGGCTTCATGGACCCACTTACCACCTTGCCCCTATCCAACTGTGAACAAGCAAAATCATAATGCCGCAGGTATTCTAGGACCTCGTCCGACTCAATCCTTTGCTGCTACTCACACGCCAGCTGACATTGATCAGGCCATGTATGCAATGTCGCTCAATGACCCCTCTTGGGCTATGGATACGGGTGCCACAGGTCATATGACTTCTGACTCTAAACTCTCGTCTTTTTTTAATAATAGCATTATTCGAAACATCATTGTGGGGAATGGTCAAACCATTCCCGTGTATGGACAAGGCGACCTTACCCTCCCCCCTTTAAAATTAAACCAAGTTCTTTACGCACCATCCCTAATTAAAAATTTACTTTCTATTCGTCGTTTTACTACCGATAATCAACTATCTATTGAATTTGACCCGTATGGTTTTTTGGTGAAGGATCTCAAGACTCGGACCCCTATCTTACGATGCAATAGCTCCGGAGATTTATACACCTTTGATCCATCCTAA
- the LOC110880790 gene encoding uncharacterized mitochondrial protein AtMg00810-like: MSRLAAEFAMKDLGPLSHFLGIHVQRKGDKMFLSQQVYAKEIIDRAGMSSCKPVATPIDTKTKFGSNSGSDFDDSTLYRSLAGAFQYLTFTRPDICYAVQQVCMHMLAPKVDHWNALKRIIRYLQGTSSNGLTISASVDFYLRAYTDADWAGCLDTRRSTSGYCIYLGPNIISWSSKRQSVFSRSSAEVEYRGVENVVGEICWLCNLLLELHKPLTTASLVYCDNISAIYLSGNPVQHQLTKHIELDIHFVRDLVQCGCIRVLHIPTRFQVAEIFTKGLPKVLFDDFRSSLSIRPPLASTAGG; this comes from the coding sequence ATGTCCCGTCTTGCCGCTGAGTttgcaatgaaagatcttggtcCGCTAAGTCATTTTTTGGGTATTCATGTTCAACGGAAAGGTGACAAAATGTTTCTCTCTCAACAGGTCTATGCGAAAGAAATCATTGATCGAGCTGGCATGTCTTCGTGTAAACCCGTTGCCACACCAATCGATACCAAAACAAAGTTTGGTTCAAACTCGGGTTCTGATTTCGATGATTCGACATTATACCGTAGTCTTGCGGGTGCCTTTCAATATTTAACGTTCACACGTCCCGATATTTGCTACGCGGTTCAGCAGGTTTGCATGCACATGCTTGCACCCAAAGTAGATCATTGGAACGCGCTTAAACGTATCATCCGATACCTTCAAGGTACCTCTTCGAATGGCCTAACTATTAGTGCATCCGTGGATTTCTATTTACGTGCGTATACCGATGCCGACTGGGCAGGGTGTCTGGATACGCGCCGTTCTACTTCTGGTTATTGTATCTATCTAGGCCCCAATATTATCTCATGGTCCTCTAAACGTCAGTCTGTCTTCTCTCGATCTAGTGCTGAAGTCGAGTACAGGGGTGTTGAAAATGTGGTCGGTGAAATCTGTTGGCTATGCAATTTACTTTTGGAATTACACAAACCGTTGACCACTGCTAGTCTTGTGTACTGTGACAATATTAGTGCTATTTACTTGTCCGGGAATCCTGTTCAGCATCAACTTACTAAACATATTGAACTGGACATTCATTTTGTTCGTGATTTGGTTCAATGCGGGTGTATTCGTGTGCTTCACATTCCTACGAGATTTCAGGTGGCTGAGATATTCACGAAAGGGCTACCTAAAGTTTTATTTGATGATTTCCGGTCCAGTCTCAGCATTCGTCCTCCTCTCGCTTCGAC